One region of Candidatus Aegiribacteria sp. genomic DNA includes:
- a CDS encoding ribbon-helix-helix domain-containing protein: LPEKLAAELSEVAKISERSKSFLIQKALEAYLDDQADLQISMDRLHDPTDSVISLEDMRSEIDL; the protein is encoded by the coding sequence CTTCCTGAAAAACTAGCAGCAGAATTAAGCGAAGTTGCCAAGATATCTGAACGATCCAAATCCTTTCTTATTCAGAAAGCACTGGAGGCCTATCTGGATGATCAGGCTGATTTACAGATTTCTATGGATCGACTTCATGATCCAACTGATTCTGTAATTTCTCTAGAAGATATGCGATCCGAAATTGACCTATAG